In Perognathus longimembris pacificus isolate PPM17 chromosome 3, ASM2315922v1, whole genome shotgun sequence, a single window of DNA contains:
- the Mab21l1 gene encoding putative nucleotidyltransferase MAB21L1 — protein MIAAQAKLVYHLNKYYNEKCQARKAAIAKTIREVCKVVSDVLKEVEVQEPRFISSLNEMDNRYEGLEVISPTEFEVVLYLNQMGVFNFVDDGSLPGCAVLKLSDGRKRSMSLWVEFITASGYLSARKIRSRFQTLVAQAVDKCSYRDVVKMVADTSEVKLRIRDRYVVQITPAFKCTGIWPRSAAHWPLPHIPWPGPNRVAEVKAEGFNLLSKECHSLAGKQSSAESDAWVLQFAEAENRLQMGGCRKKCLSILKTLRDRHLELPGQPLNNYHMKTLVSYECEKHPRESDWDESCLGDRLNGILLQLISCLQCRRCPHYFLPNLDLFQGKPHSALENAAKQTWRLAREILTNPKSLEKL, from the coding sequence ATGATCGCGGCCCAAGCCAAGCTGGTCTACCATCTGAATAAGTACTACAATGAAAAATGCCAAGCCAGGAAAGCTGCCATTGCCAAAACTATCCGAGAAGTCTGCAAAGTCGTTTCCGACGTACTGAAGGAAGTGGAAGTGCAGGAACCCCGCTTCATCAGCTCTCTCAACGAGATGGACAATCGCTACGAGGGCCTCGAGGTCATCTCGCCCACCGAATTTGAAGTGGTGCTTTATCTTAACCAAATGGGGGTGTTCAACTTCGTGGACGACGGCTCGCTGCCCGGCTGCGCGGTGCTGAAGTTGAGCGACGGGCGCAAGAGGAGCATGTCCCTGTGGGTGGAATTCATCACCGCCTCCGGCTACCTCTCTGCGCGCAAAATCCGCTCCAGGTttcagacgctggtggctcaagcggtagacaAATGTAGCTACCGGGATGTGGTAAAGATGGTGGCTGACACCAGCGAAGTGAAACTGAGAATCCGAGATAGGTACGTGGTGCAGATCACGCCGGCTTTTAAATGCACCGGGATCTGGCCCAGGAGTGCTGCCCACTGGCCGCTGCCCCACATCCCCTGGCCGGGGCCCAACCGGGTGGCGGAGGTCAAGGCGGAAGGGTTCAATCTCTTGTCCAAGGAGTGCCACTCCCTGGCCGGCAAGCAGAGCTCGGCCGAGAGCGACGCCTGGGTGCTGCAGTTCGCAGAGGCAGAGAACAGACTGCAGATGGGGGGCTGCAGAAAGAAATGCCTCTCCATCCTCAAAACCTTACGGGATCGACACCTCGAACTGCCAGGCCAGCCCCTGAACAATTACCACATGAAGACGTTAGTGTCCTATGAGTGTGAAAAGCATCCCAGGGAGTCGGACTGGGACGAGTCTTGCCTAGGTGATCGGCTGAACGGAATTCTGCTGCAACTCATCTCTTGCCTGCAATGCCGGCGGTGTCCCCACTACTTCCTACCCAACTTAGATCTGTTTCAAGGCAAGCCTCACTCAGCCCTGGAAAACGCTGCCAAACAAACGTGGCGGCTGGCACGAGAGATCCTGACCAACCCGAAAAGTTTGGAAAAACTTTAG